One window from the genome of Candidatus Didemnitutus sp. encodes:
- a CDS encoding agmatine deiminase family protein, translating to MPAEWEPQDAIWLSWPHNYDSWPRQFRPVPYAFARFVTQISRFEEVRINAAAHLHKRARRFCEKAGADLSRVTFYDHPTNDAWCRDHGPIFVKNDATGEVALTDWTYNAWGGKYPPYDLDNQIPSSIGAKLGLRRFENEMVLEGGSIDVNGEGLLLTSEQCLLNKNRNPHLSRTQIEKNLKDFLGVKQILWVGDGIIGDDTDGHIDDITRFYKSDGFITCVEPNDRDKNHPILAENLERLKSFRTPAGGKFSIVELPMPKPFAFQRRRVPASYANFLIINGAVLVPTFRQSVRDAQALEIIASCFPGRQTIGVDCYHIIWGLGTLHCLSQQQPAAAKATADKPVTGKPVAVA from the coding sequence ATGCCGGCGGAGTGGGAGCCGCAGGACGCCATCTGGCTTTCGTGGCCGCACAACTACGATTCCTGGCCGCGCCAGTTTCGCCCGGTGCCGTATGCCTTCGCGCGATTCGTCACGCAGATCAGCCGTTTCGAGGAGGTGCGCATCAACGCCGCCGCACACCTGCACAAGCGCGCGCGACGTTTCTGCGAGAAGGCCGGCGCCGATCTCTCGCGCGTCACGTTCTACGATCACCCGACGAATGACGCATGGTGCCGCGATCACGGTCCGATTTTCGTGAAGAACGATGCGACCGGCGAGGTCGCGCTCACCGATTGGACCTACAACGCGTGGGGCGGCAAATACCCGCCCTACGATCTCGACAACCAGATCCCGTCGAGCATCGGCGCCAAGCTCGGGTTGCGGCGCTTCGAAAATGAGATGGTGCTCGAAGGCGGTTCGATCGATGTGAACGGCGAAGGTCTGTTGCTCACGAGCGAGCAGTGCCTCCTGAACAAGAACCGCAACCCGCACCTCTCGCGCACGCAGATCGAGAAGAACCTGAAGGATTTTCTCGGCGTGAAGCAGATCCTTTGGGTCGGCGACGGCATCATCGGCGACGACACCGATGGACACATCGACGACATCACGCGTTTCTACAAGTCCGACGGCTTCATCACCTGCGTCGAGCCGAACGACCGCGACAAGAACCACCCGATCCTCGCCGAGAATCTCGAGCGGCTGAAATCGTTCCGCACGCCGGCGGGCGGCAAGTTCTCGATCGTCGAGCTGCCGATGCCGAAGCCCTTCGCGTTCCAGCGCCGACGCGTGCCGGCGAGCTACGCGAATTTTCTCATCATCAACGGTGCGGTGCTCGTCCCGACGTTCCGGCAGAGCGTGCGCGACGCGCAGGCACTGGAGATCATCGCGAGCTGTTTCCCGGGTCGCCAGACGATCGGCGTCGACTGTTACCACATCATTTGGGGGCTCGGCACGCTGCACTGCCTGTCGCAGCAGCAGCCCGCCGCCGCCAAGGCGACCGCAGACAAGCCTGTCACGGGAAAACCGGTCGCCGTAGCCTGA